In Exiguobacterium sibiricum 7-3, a genomic segment contains:
- a CDS encoding tyrosine-type recombinase/integrase, protein MARERLDYTLPEFIERYLFFLSASGRQDSTIRRYRYDLIEIHRYMTEVDQPLETIDDFKAIPLETWKTFINDYLIEEKLYQQATVARIVTVLNQLNYQIRQTKSKLIEYAQPTHELTPHHVASLAEYEQLIRTNRSDRGLTDHQLVARPYLIDRNELILRLFYRYGLRVHHIIGLKMQDLNFAQREMTVHDRLGNAYLLNLERDDQDLMLTYLKTIPEPVRPRYHSTDPFFVAFDFSRMTFRWVYSKNAPKQLSIVMITKMMRQLNERSDNKRIITPSMLRNSFILGTYLEELTKEERLTKTCLYKEVSLRRYAEAVDRLKDLL, encoded by the coding sequence ATGGCACGCGAACGGCTTGACTATACCTTGCCGGAATTCATCGAACGGTATCTGTTTTTCCTCAGCGCGAGCGGCAGGCAGGACTCGACGATCCGGCGTTACCGCTATGATCTGATTGAAATCCACCGTTATATGACGGAAGTCGATCAGCCCCTCGAAACGATCGACGACTTCAAGGCGATTCCGCTCGAGACGTGGAAAACGTTCATCAATGACTATCTGATTGAAGAAAAGTTGTATCAACAGGCAACGGTCGCCAGGATTGTCACCGTCCTCAATCAGCTGAACTACCAGATTCGTCAGACAAAATCGAAGCTGATCGAATATGCCCAGCCAACACATGAGCTGACACCGCACCATGTCGCGTCACTAGCCGAATACGAGCAACTGATCCGGACGAACCGTTCCGACCGGGGATTGACGGACCATCAACTCGTCGCACGGCCGTATTTGATTGACCGGAACGAACTGATTTTACGGCTCTTTTACCGTTACGGTCTTCGCGTCCATCACATCATCGGTCTGAAGATGCAGGACTTGAATTTTGCACAGCGGGAGATGACCGTTCATGACCGGCTTGGTAATGCCTACCTGTTGAATCTCGAACGTGACGATCAGGATTTAATGCTCACCTATTTAAAGACGATTCCGGAACCGGTCCGTCCCCGGTACCACTCAACCGATCCGTTTTTCGTCGCCTTTGACTTCTCGCGGATGACGTTCCGCTGGGTCTACAGTAAAAATGCCCCGAAACAATTGTCGATCGTCATGATTACGAAGATGATGCGCCAGTTAAACGAACGGTCCGATAACAAACGGATTATCACGCCGTCGATGTTGCGGAACAGTTTCATTCTCGGAACGTATCTCGAAGAGTTAACGAAAGAGGAACGGTTGACGAAGACTTGTCTCTATAAAGAAGTTTCGCTCCGGCGTTATGCGGAAGCGGTCGACAGGCTGAAGGATTTGTTGTAA
- the hfq gene encoding RNA chaperone Hfq has product MKATYNIQDYFLNQLRKDSVPTTVFLISGYQLRGLIKSFDNFTVILESEGKQQLIYKHAISTFAPARNVTLYEQEAETEEITR; this is encoded by the coding sequence CAACGTACAACATTCAAGACTATTTCTTAAATCAATTGCGTAAAGATTCAGTTCCGACAACAGTATTTTTAATCAGCGGGTATCAGTTACGGGGATTGATCAAGTCGTTTGATAATTTCACCGTCATTTTGGAATCAGAAGGCAAACAACAATTGATTTACAAGCATGCCATCTCGACATTCGCACCGGCACGGAATGTGACGTTGTATGAACAAGAGGCGGAAACGGAAGAAATCACACGTTAA